GAGGCAGCGCCGCATAGTGCGAGTCTGATAGTCGCGAGGTGATTGTATCCGTGCGTCGGATGTACGGTGTCTGCTCTGgttcttcctcttctggTCGTGGCCCTTCTTCCTGTTCTTCTGGGATAGTTGGTTCCTCGGGAGGCGGAATGGGTTCTCTCGGTGGAACAGGTCGTGCCGGGAGTGCTTCCGGTTGTGATAGCACATATGTTGGTCGTCGATTCACCCAGCTTCCCAGGTCAGGGATAAAGAGCGAGTTTTGAACATTTGTCAGTGTAGAAAGCGTCTGGACCTCGGGATCTACATCATCGTTAGCCACGCTTCAAAAGGTTGAATGCAGATAGTGGAAGACGTACCAATGATATCCAGCCAGtcaacaagctcctcgtTATACTCATCCGTATCTCTAGGGTCAACGGCTTCTACCGGCGGAGCAACAGACGACCTCCTAAAACTCGGGCGAAGTATCCTCCCTACAAAACTCCTCCTATGCTGCTTACtcgcctcctcatcaacatccacctCACCGGCGCTATGGCTCCTCTCCAGAGCAGGAGCCGGAGCAGGAGGCATCGAGGCACTCGGCGACAAAGGCGACGTCCCTCCCAATCCCAACTCCGCCATAGTCGGCCGTGATCCTTCTTCCGTCAGTCTAGGCAGCGCAATCTGCGGCTGCGCCCGCCGTGAATTCCTCGCTctcccagcaccagcatctcCCCCAATAGGCGGCACCGGCCCAGGTTGCGAAACGCTCCGCGGTCGATTTCCCCGAAGTCGTCCTTCATTCCGACCGCCATCGatctgttgctgctgttgtgAGGCATCATGCTCTGTGCCGTGTGTAGACTGCCCCGTTAAGCCAACAGAGCTCCTGCGTATCCTAATACTCGGTCGTCGAGGTCGTTCCCCAGGATTTGTATCGGACGCGCCAACACTACCCGGTCGACCATGAGATACCACTGAAAGTCGTGATCTTCTCGAGGCCGCTGAGCTGAGTGGTTCAAAGTACTCGTCGGCCGGTGCATCCGATGCGGCTGGAGTAGCAGGTCCAGGATGGCTGGTCGAGAAGGTCGACAGTGAGGAAGCTCGGTTGCGCTCAGATGGGGCTTGAAGCGAACGCTGGGACCGCGATCGCGACGGACCAGCGTTCGGATCCGAATCCATCAGGATTGATGTGTTTGAAGCAGCGGCACGATACACCAAGAAAGATGCATatgagaagaggaaaagaaaaagacaaaatacagGGGAGGAAATCGAGATAACGGGTTTACGTTTACGTCAGGAACGGGCAGCAGGCGAATGAGTTTACAAATACTGCCGtcacttccaccaccagacatcatggTTGCATGGCTAGCGCTGTTGCAATTTCATGTCACGGTGGACCCCCGGCATCCAGTCTAGCACCACATGCATGTAATAAATTCATCAATCGTTAAAAAAGTCGAATCAATAAATGTTAGCGCCAGTCCGGCCCAATCTCAGTGTCTCTGGACTGACGGCAATCCGTCATTGCAATCGCCAAGCCAGACGGGTTCGCCGGGGATAAATTGCGCCCttgtctgctctgctctggttcaatcaattgatgtttGCTCTCGTTTGGCCCAAACTCCCATGTCGTTCTCCACATGGCAGAATCAAGACTCCTCCTTCAACGTCACTCAACCAGTCAATCTGTGCCCACAAGCCAAGCCGGCTTCTTCGGTCAGGTTTCGGCCGCCACCGTTTGACTGTCAACTCAGTTTGTGGAATCTGACAAACTTGAGCCGCGTCTTTGTCATACTGTCAACCGCACCAGCGATGCATACCTAAGTATATTACCAACGCAAGTGTTCCGTAAGTCGGTGAATGATGTAGTAGTACTGGGCACACAGTTAGATAGCGACGGGATTAAACCTCACCCATCCCAGCAATTGATTGCTGCCCACAAACGCAAATCTACGAAGTACTTGTCAACAAAATTGGTACTTCCATACTTCCATATTCAATGCAAATGCACGATTGCGTCACTAGCCACTCAAAATTCACTCCAAATCTGATTGATAACCCCAACAATCCAATGTATATTATCAAGTACAGCATATGGTACTTAGCAAGTTTATACTCGCTGGTATCTTCCTCCAATTCAAATCTCAGCAAATCATGATATATGCTGGCTAAATAAAATGCATGTTTGCGCTCTAACAAATAAACCCAAAAAGTGTAGCTCCAAATGTCAAAAGCAAATCGCCATGTTGACTGCAATGGCTGGGTATGGTTTATCCCTTCTGCTCCGAGTTCGCAATCGCCGACTCTACCGCTTCTTGTAAATCAAAATGGAAATACGGCCTGTTCAGTCCCTGAATTGCCACCAACTGTGCACTACCAGGGTTTCTAGGCACGTCCTTGTCTGACAATCGTGATGAATCCGATCCAGCTTGTTCAATGTCGTACTCTCGCACAGACTTCTTATCCCCAATCTCAGCcgcctcagccgccttggcagcgCTGTCTGAACCACCAAGATCTGCAATGCTGAAGATGGTCTTCCAATGTCCTGGTCCTTCGCCAGGCCCGGGCTTTGGTGACCGGTATCCGAAACCTGCTGCTGCAAGTGCCCGCTTTGTCCAGCGGTTCTCAATGTTAGCAAAGTGCCAGTCGACAGTGCCGGGTGCAGCATAGCGATCCAGTTGGTTTCGCACGTCGATCAAGGACTGCGCAGCAGTGACATCAATGTTGTTGACCGAGGAAAAgtcgaggatgatggcttTCAACGTCGGCCGGGTGTCAGCCTTCGTAGTGTCCAGGTTTCGTGGCGTCCTGTCATTCCAGGCTCGGTCCTAAGCAGATTATGTTAGCAATGACGTCCAAATACATGATGAGACTTTTGTAAACATGTTACTAACCCCTAGTTTACCCAGAAGACCGGGATCTGTTCGCCTGGTTTCCGCAAAGATAACTTCGGTAAGATGATTGAGGTACCGACTCGCGTTGGGATAGTTGAAGCCTTCCGCAAATCTGTAGATATAGACGCCAGGGTAAGGGCTCTGAACAACCACCCTCGGATTAGATCCGTCCTCATGGTCAAGAGGCAAGAATCCTTTCCGCAGAGACTCGTTGGATTCCTCTGCAACCGTTGAATCACCAGCTTGCTTCTCTCCAAGTTTCTGGTTGGCTCTCGCAGTGCGGATACGAGCCACTCCAAGCATCCTGCCCCTGCTCAAAAACAGGCGCCACACCAGGACAGCAGCAGAGACGCCCATTGTAGTATAAATACCATTTTCAATGGTGCTGAACACCGTCACCAAGACACCCGCCAGAAAAATGGGCACCTCCAACGGCGCGACTCTCCAAAATTGAAAGATGACTTTTGGGGGTGTGATGACATCACCCACAGCGTGGATGATGacagcagccaaagcagcGTTAGGGATGTAATAGAACACAGCAGGCAAAGCATACAGAGCCAGCAAAACGACAATCGCAGTAATAACACCGGCGAAAGGAGTTCGAACACCAGCTTTGGACTTGATAGCGGTTCTAGAGAAAGATCCGGTAGCAGGATACGCTCCAAGGAATGGGGCAAGGACATTGGTAACGCCGATGGCGACAAGCTCCTGAGACGGGTCAATGACGTAGTTGTTGATTCGGCCAAAAGACTTGGAGATAGAGATGTGTTCAATGAGCATGACGATGACAGCGGCCGGAATCTCAGAGGCGAAGGCTTTGATGATTGACGTGTTCACTTCCGGAACAGCAGCATGTTGAAAACCTGGAGTAAATGTTAGCGTACATACTTTGCAACAATATCGAACCGATGGCTTGGTGCGCGTATACCTCGAGGCACATCCTTGATAAGACTAAAACTCGGCTTCTTCTTATGGCTGACATTGACACCAGCACTGATCGCGGTGTACAACAGAATAACAAAGACGGTGCGGAGTGTCGAGAGAAAAAAGTATGTCTTTGCACGATGAGGTTGCTTCTTGGACATGAAGGAGCAGAATCCCCGAATGAGGTACAACATGAGAAGGGCAGTCAGGCCAAGAGCCGCGTCCAATTGGGTCTTGGGCAAGGCCTTCAAGGTATTGATAATGACCATATATGGTGCATCACGGGTATTGACGCCACTGATTCCCATCAGTTTAGGCACCTGCCcggagatgatgttgatagCAGATCCAGTCATGAATGCGCAAATAGCTGGGAGCGAGATGAACTCGACAAGCCAGCCCAGGCGGGCCAGTCCGAGGAACAGAATAATAGCACCGGTGATAATAGCGAGGGCAGATGCCACAACGTGGCCAGGAACGTCGGGCAGTTCATCTTTGGCTTTGAGAACAATGTTTCCTGTAACCTGAGACATAACCGCGACAGGCTGTGATCACTAGTCAGCAATCGAAAGTCCCAATCCATGCGGCTCTGTAAAATGATGACTTACACCAATGGTAATATCCTTGGAAGTAGCAAAGAACCAATAGATCAAAACACCCATGAATGACGTGTACAACCCATATTCGACATCAAGCTGGGCGAGCTGGGCGTATGCCATTCCTTGCGGAACGACAACAGCGCCAACCGTAATACCTAAAGAAGTGTCAAACCAGGATACAACCTCTCCAGGGACAGGAAGCCGTCTCACCTGCAACAAGATCCCCAATCAACCAAGTCAGATTGTACTTGCCGATCCAATGAACAAACGGAAACAGGTTGGCCACATAATTCACAACGCCTTTGAACGTTGGCGTGATTTCGGCAAGGAACTCGCCGACAGTTGGTTCATGCTCGATAAAGAGGTCGGCATTGGAAATTGAAGGAACATCGTCGTCTCGATCGTCCGAGTCGTAGCCGACAGCCTTGGCCAGGCGGTCCTTGATTGTTGGTGTGGGCGTCATCACGGCCCTAGTCGTTGCGTTGGCGCAACGATTTCCAAACGGTGCACAAGAAGGTATCAACGTCCTGGTTCTAGACAAATAAAGGGCTTTGGCCAAGGAATGCCTCTTTCTTGGCAGTGGAAAATATTGTGACTGCCGTAATTTGAAAGATGATGAATTCCTGTATGACTTGAG
The genomic region above belongs to Pochonia chlamydosporia 170 chromosome 2, whole genome shotgun sequence and contains:
- a CDS encoding sulfate permease (similar to Coccidioides immitis RS XP_001245450.1), with protein sequence MTPTPTIKDRLAKAVGYDSDDRDDDVPSISNADLFIEHEPTVGEFLAEITPTFKGVVNYVANLFPFVHWIGKYNLTWLIGDLVAGITVGAVVVPQGMAYAQLAQLDVEYGLYTSFMGVLIYWFFATSKDITIGPVAVMSQVTGNIVLKAKDELPDVPGHVVASALAIITGAIILFLGLARLGWLVEFISLPAICAFMTGSAINIISGQVPKLMGISGVNTRDAPYMVIINTLKALPKTQLDAALGLTALLMLYLIRGFCSFMSKKQPHRAKTYFFLSTLRTVFVILLYTAISAGVNVSHKKKPSFSLIKDVPRGFQHAAVPEVNTSIIKAFASEIPAAVIVMLIEHISISKSFGRINNYVIDPSQELVAIGVTNVLAPFLGAYPATGSFSRTAIKSKAGVRTPFAGVITAIVVLLALYALPAVFYYIPNAALAAVIIHAVGDVITPPKVIFQFWRVAPLEVPIFLAGVLVTVFSTIENGIYTTMGVSAAVLVWRLFLSRGRMLGVARIRTARANQKLGEKQAGDSTVAEESNESLRKGFLPLDHEDGSNPRVVVQSPYPGVYIYRFAEGFNYPNASRYLNHLTEVIFAETRRTDPGLLGKLGDRAWNDRTPRNLDTTKADTRPTLKAIILDFSSVNNIDVTAAQSLIDVRNQLDRYAAPGTVDWHFANIENRWTKRALAAAGFGYRSPKPGPGEGPGHWKTIFSIADLGGSDSAAKAAEAAEIGDKKSVREYDIEQAGSDSSRLSDKDVPRNPGSAQLVAIQGLNRPYFHFDLQEAVESAIANSEQKG